The proteins below come from a single Ochotona princeps isolate mOchPri1 chromosome 6, mOchPri1.hap1, whole genome shotgun sequence genomic window:
- the LCMT2 gene encoding tRNA wybutosine-synthesizing protein 4 codes for MGPRNRERRAGAVQSTNDSSALSKRSLAERGYVQDAFAAMLVLGAARRAPLVHRGYYVRARAVGHCVRAFLERACAHPGGPRAQILSLGAGSDSLYFRLKSAGLLGRAAVWEVDFPDVARRKAERIEATPELCALIGPFLKRDPTSAMCFESLDYRLLGLDLRQVHRLDEALTKAGLEASSPTLVLAEAVLTYLEPERAAALIAWAAQRFPHALFVIYEQMRPQDAFGQFMLQHFRRLNSPLHGLDRFPDVEAQKHRFLDAGWTACSAMDLNEFYHRFLPAEERRRVENLEPFDEFEEWHLKCAHYFILAASKGDHFSQSLVFPPSEAFPRIDPASPSGVLPARVTVKDSRGANLKRYGHASVLLSPGIILSVGGFGEQDGLHCRVSGVHLLLRDCDFEWTGSYISSQETGVQWDGRLYHTMTRLSETDVLLLGGRLSPVSPTCKVLKLGLGKSKDNDNEGVNMTVTETGPEDSILSRWRHSTTDVSCQNQSYLFVYGGRRATEPVLSDWHFLHVGTMAWVRIPVEGGAPEARHSHSACSWQGGALIAGGLGASEQPLNSVFFLRPMSHGFLWQSIDVQPPITPRYSHTAHVLDGKLLLVGGVWMNSSSFPGVTVINLLTGLSSEYQMDTSSVPWPVMLHNHTSILLAEDQQLLLLGGGGNCFSFGTYFNPHVVTLDLSPLSTEQ; via the coding sequence ATGGGCCCGCGGAACCGCGAGCGTCGGGCGGGAGCAGTTCAGAGCACCAATGACAGCAGCGCCCTCAGCAAGCGCTCCCTGGCCGAGCGTGGGTACGTGCAGGACGCCTTCGCCGCCATGCTGGTTCTGGGAGCCGCGCGCCGCGCGCCTCTGGTCCACCGCGGGTATTACGTGCGCGCACGCGCCGTGGGGCACTGCGTGCGCGCCTTCCTGGAGCGGGCGTGCGCGCACCCCGGAGGGCCGCGCGCCCAGATCCTCTCCTTGGGGGCCGGTTCCGACTCCCTGTATTTCCGCCTCAAGAGCGCAGGCCTCCTGGGCCGGGCTGCGGTCTGGGAGGTGGACTTCCCGGACGTGGCACGGCGCAAAGCCGAGAGAATTGAAGCGACGCCCGAACTGTGCGCCCTTATCGGCCCTTTCCTGAAGAGGGACCCAACGTCAGCGATGTGCTTTGAGAGCTTGGACTACCGCCTCCTGGGCCTGGACCTGCGGCAGGTGCATCGACTGGACGAGGCCCTGACCAAAGCCGGCCTGGAGGCGTCCTCCCCCACGCTGGTCCTGGCTGAGGCCGTGCTGACATACCTCGAGCCCGAAAGGGCTGCAGCCCTCATCGCCTGGGCAGCTCAGCGTTTTCCCCATGCTCTTTTTGTGATCTACGAGCAGATGAGGCCGCAGGATGCCTTTGGCCAATTCATGCTGCAGCATTTTAGGCGGCTGAACTCTCCCCTGCATGGGCTCGACCGCTTTCCTGACGTGGAGGCCCAGAAACACCGCTTCCTAGACGCCGGCTGGACTGCTTGCAGCGCCATGGACTTGAACGAGTTCTATCACCGCTTTCTCCCCGCAGAGGAACGCCGGCGGGTGGAAAATCTGGAACCCTTTGACGAGTTTGAGGAGTGGCACCTCAAATGCGCCCATTATTTCATCCTGGCAGCTTCCAAGGGAGACCATTTCTCCCAAAGCCTGGTGTTTCCACCCTCAGAGGCATTTCCTCGGATAGATCCTGCTTCCCCTTCTGGAGTCTTGCCTGCCAGGGTAACCGTTAAAGACAGCAGGGGTGCAAACCTTAAGAGATATGGGCATGCCTCTGTTCTCTTGAGCCCAGGCATTATTCTTAgtgtgggaggatttggggagcagGATGGACTGCACTGCCGGGTGAGTGGGGTTCACCTGCTTTTGAGAGATTGTGACTTTGAGTGGACAGGCAGCTACATAAGCAGTCAAGAGACcggagtccagtgggatggacgCCTGTACCACACCATGACAAGACTTTCAGAGACTGATGTCCTCCTTCTGGGAGGGAGATTGTCCCCAGTAAGTCCAACCTGTAAGGTTCTCAAACTTGGTCTTGGGAAGAGTAAGGATAATGATAATGAGGGTGTGAACATGACTGTGACAGAAACTGGCCCAGAAGATTCCATTCTGTCACGTTGGCGGCATTCGACGACAGACGTGTCCTGTCAGAATCAGAGCTACCTGTTCGTGTATGGGGGCCGGAGAGCTACAGAGCCTGTACTAAGTGACTGGCACTTCCTGCATGTGGGGACAATGGCTTGGGTCAGGATCCCCGTGGAGGGGGGAGCTCCAGAAGCTCGACATTCCCACAGCGCCTGCAGTTGGCAAGGGGGAGCCCTGATTGCTGGAGGTCTCGGGGCCTCCGAGCAGCCACTGAACTCTGTATTCTTCCTGAGACCAATGTCTCATGGATTCCTTTGGCAATCCATAGACGTTCAGCCTCCCATTACCCCAAGATATTCCCACACAGCTCATGTGCTCGATGGAAAGCTCCTACTGGTTGGAGGGGTGTGGATGAACTCCTCCTCGTTCCCCGGAGTAACTGTAATCAATCTGCTGACAGGATTGAGCTCTGAGTATCAGATGGACACATCATCTGTGCCCTGGCCTGTCATGTTACACAATCATACCAGCATCCTCCTTGCTGAAgaccagcagctcctgctactcGGGGGAGGCGGGAACTGCTTCTCTTTTGGCACTTATTTCAATCCCCATGTAGTGACGTTAGACCTTTCTCCCTTAAGCACCGAGCAGTAA